A single region of the Acidobacteriota bacterium genome encodes:
- a CDS encoding HAD family hydrolase → MAPFSWIFFDLFDTLCTVDETVYYAGKRAAAEAAGVDPEAFLGAWASTSAEASIGRIKTPFDRAAKALAKLGVFDRTAVGEVARRDVETILASVVYYEGAPECLAALRSRGFRLGLISNATATTAFVVGPLKLRERLDLLVFSYEAGVVKPDPAIFRKALERSGADASRSLFVGDGANHELDAARALGWSTLCMDHPRKALSFRDPDGLSGPDHPRVTSFPDLLAWIGDAPAG, encoded by the coding sequence ATGGCCCCCTTTTCCTGGATCTTTTTCGACCTCTTCGACACCCTGTGCACCGTGGACGAGACCGTCTACTACGCCGGGAAGCGCGCCGCCGCCGAGGCCGCGGGCGTGGACCCCGAGGCTTTCCTGGGGGCCTGGGCATCCACTTCCGCCGAGGCCAGCATCGGACGAATCAAGACGCCCTTCGACCGGGCCGCCAAGGCCCTCGCCAAGCTGGGTGTGTTCGACCGCACCGCGGTGGGAGAGGTGGCGAGGCGGGACGTGGAGACCATCCTGGCCAGCGTGGTCTACTACGAAGGGGCACCCGAATGCCTCGCTGCGCTCCGATCCCGGGGCTTCCGCCTGGGCCTCATCAGTAACGCCACGGCCACCACGGCTTTCGTCGTGGGCCCCCTGAAGCTCCGGGAGCGTCTGGACCTGTTGGTTTTTTCCTACGAGGCGGGGGTGGTGAAGCCCGATCCCGCCATCTTCCGGAAGGCCCTGGAGCGCTCCGGGGCCGATGCCTCCCGGTCGCTCTTCGTGGGGGACGGAGCCAACCACGAACTCGACGCCGCGCGGGCACTGGGCTGGTCCACCCTGTGCATGGACCACCCCCGGAAGGCCCTCTCTTTCCGGGACCCCGACGGCCTCTCCGGGCCCGATCACCCGCGGGTGACCTCCTTCCCGGACCTCCTGGCCTGGATCGGGGACGCCCCGGCGGGCTGA